Within the Gossypium raimondii isolate GPD5lz chromosome 12, ASM2569854v1, whole genome shotgun sequence genome, the region GCCTAAACGTGGTCGGCCAAAGGGTGCAatgaacaagaagaagaaaactattGGTGGTGAACAGATTCTTGAAGGGTTAAGTGATAACAAGGTTGAAATGGAAGATCCCCTTAAGCCTAAACGTGGTCGGCCAAAGGGtacaatgaagaagaagaagaggaagaaaacTATTGATGGTGAACAGAGTATTGAAGTGTTAAGTGATGTCAGGGTTGAAATGGAAGATCCCCTTAAGCCTAAACGTGGTCGGCCAAAGGGTTcaacgaagaagaagaagaaaactattGGTGATGAACAGAGTATTGAAGGGTTAAGTGATAGCAAGGTTGAAATGGAAGATCCCCTTAAGCCTAAACGTGGTCGGCCAAAGGGtacaatgaagaagaagaagaagaagaagaaaactattGGTAGTGAACATTGTATTGTAGGGTTAAGTGATAGCAGGGTTGAAATGGAAAACCCCCTTAAGCCTAAACGTGGTCGGCCAAAGGGTTcaacgaagaagaagaagaagaaaactattGGTGGTGAACAAAGTATTGAAGGGTTAAGTGATAGCAAGGTTGAAATGGAAGATCCCCTTAAGCCTAAACGTGGTCGGCCAAAGGGTACAatgaacaagaagaagaagaaaactattGGTGGTGAGCAGAGTATTGAAGTGTTTAGTAATAGCATGGTTGAAATGGAAGATCCCCTTAAAGCCAAGCCTAAACGTGGTCGGCCAAAGGGTTCAAAGAATAAACAGAAAAAGCTTGCTAGTGGAGTTGGGGCTGATGACAAGGTTGGAAATGAGATTGTTTGTGTGATGGAGAAGCAAGGTCTTGCAATGGGTACTAGTGGTGACAATGTGCAGTTGAACAGTAGGAATGGTAAGCCAAAGGTTTCTAAAAATGAGAAGGAAATCATTGTTGAAGAAAACCAAGATATGTCTGGTGAAATTGGGGGTGGTGAAGGTGCAGATGGCATTCATAAGAGAGATAATGTTGTTCAACCAAAGAGAAAAGTGGGCCGGGGCCGGCCAAAGGGTTCAAAGAATAAGCCGAAAAGTAGTGATGAGAAACTTGGACTGTCAAGTGAACAGCAGACCTTTCCGGTTGACATTGTAGGGGGTTATTTTGTTGATAGAGGATTTGGTTTAGTGAGGACTCCCCTTGTAAGGGAGGAAGATATGGTAATGCCTGTTGAAGCTGTTACTTGTGGGGATGCTATTGGCAAGAAGATTGATGGTCGAAGGTGGAATCGTGGCCGACCCAAAGGTTCAAAGAATAAGAGAAAACGTCCATATTTCTTGATGAAAAAGAGTTGTAGCATTAAGTCTCAGGCTGAGAGAAAACGGTTTGTAGGAAATACTTTGAAGATGAACAAGGGTATTTCAAGTAAGCATCTTCGAGACAATTTAGGCATGCGGAAGAAAGTGTTAACAGCTGGTGTTCGAGGCCATTTAAACAAGAGAAGAAATGTATTAACAGCTAATTTTGGCAATGCTCAAAGGAAGAGTAGAACGAGGAAAAAGAATTCTAGCAGTCAATCAGAAAGTTCAGATTCAACAGTGAGTTTTACTTGAACTATTTTTTCAGATTACTGATGAGATTTGTAACTGGGATAACTAAACCACTAAGCATTACGCACAATATGCTAATTCATTAACTTATAAATTAGACCATGCTTTGTTGTTAAAAGGAAAGCTCTAAACTTCAAAGAACTGAATTGAAGATTTTGTCTGACTTTATGAACTGGTAGCAGTTATAGCAGTTATAGTTTCTTTACTTTGCTAAATGTTTCTTGTATAGTGTAGAACTGGGTAAAGAAATAAACAGCTATTGTATGGTGGAGAATTGCATTATTTCTTAGAgagtatctttttttttttttgttcttggaaggaaattgagttCTGAGAGTAGTATGAGATGGGAATAGATATCATAAGTTGTTTGGTTATGGAACCATCAGGAAGGGGCCacattttatctataaaatGACTGGAAAAGTTGTATGCACTTTGAAAGTTTCTATTCAATTGTCTAGGCTAAATTTCATGGTAAGATCACACTGTTTGAATGTCTTGATTCCAATTCCTGGTGACAATTTATTATTACAGCTTGATTATGCAAGCCAGAAGAGAGTGAAGAGGGCTTTCAAGAGGGGTTTTATGTGCCACCAGTGCTGGAAGAGTGACAAGAGTGTTGTCAATTGTTCCAGTTGCAACAGAAAACGATATTGCGTTGAGTGCCTTGCAAAATGGTTATTACATCTTGAAAAACTCATTTTCCTGTTGTATATAAGAACTTTCTTCATCTGTGTATTGATATTTCATCAGACCATTGTTTTATGACCAGCTGAACTCTGATTTTCTTTTTGCCGATCAATTCTGTAAATATGGAGTGGGTTTTATCTCCTGTTTCTAATGCCACTACAAATGATTGATTACAGGTATCCGGAGAAAACAAGAGAGGATGTAGAAGTTTCTTGTCCATTTTGTCGAGGCAATTGTAATTGCAGATTATGCCTCAGAGAGAAGTTAGCTGTCATGGTATGTGCCTTCCattaattttcttctttctgtTCCATTTTCTAAACTAAAGGGACTTTACATGCTGATGCCAACAACAATGAAGCCTTGTACTACTACTTGGCTCAAACTCGAAGCATAGTGCTCTACTTAGGACCATTTTTTAGTGAGAGCAATACAAGCAAGGGCTTTCTGAATAGTTCTATCTCATGTTTGACATCAGCATAACCATCTTTGACATCAGCATCATCCATAAAATCATATCTCCTAGCATGAGCATTAGTTAGGTCTTTGTTTCATGTTCAAGCTACTTTAAATTTGTCTCCTAGTATATATTCTGATGTCAAATGAACCATGCTAATTTGACAGGATGAGCATGAGGTAGCAGATACAAATATTAAACTGCAGAAGTTGCTTTATTTGCTACATGAAATTCTGCCTCTGCTTCGACATATACAACAGGAGCAACATGCTGAACTAGAGGTGGAAGCCAGTATACATGGTACTGTAATGTGATATGTCTGGTTTTTGTAAGTTTTGGTTTTTATACTAGATGATGCTTCGAAATGCTAAGTGATGTATGCCTTCCTTTGCCATAGGTGTGCAATTGACAGAACAGGACATAATGGTATCAGTGATAGATGATGATGATCGAGTGTATTGGTATCACCTCATGCTCTTTGATACCAAGGAGAAACTTATGGTTTTTGTTATGTTATGTTAcgtttttgcccctaaattgaAAATCTCATGTCATATTAGTTACTTGGAAACAGCTTACATTCTTTACCATATTAATCTGTGTGCTTATCTTATATTTAAACTAGTAGGAAGATGCGAAAAAGGGTTATCCTAGGATAGTGCCGATTTGatgaaaatcaaaaccaaaaccaattcaCACCATTAAGAAACTTAACTCTTATTAGTTGATCTTTTCTTTGTAGTACTTAGTAATGGGTTGTATATTGTTAATGATATGCATCAACCTTGATGGATCTTGTTGTCTTCTACTATTGTGTATATTATCATGTGGTTATGAATTTGCATCTAAAGATATGCAAAAGggatttttattgttattaataatTTGCAGACATGGCTATTGTTTTTCCTACTATAATGACTATGAATGTTTCCTTCCTTGACAGTGACAATTGCAATACATCCATTGTCAATTTCCATAGAAGCTGCCCTGATTGTTTATATGATCTATGTATCACATGCTGTCATGAACTTAGAAAAGGGTCTCAGCCTGGAGGGAATGAAGCAAAATCTTCTCACCAGCTGTCTGCTAAAAGAGTAAATAGTCGAGCTATGGGTTCAGATGACCAGATTCCTGCAGTGGCAGCAAGAAATGATTGGAGAGCTGAGGAAGATGGTAGGATTCCTTGTCCTCCAAATGGAAAGGGTGGTTGTGGTCGTGAGACACTTTCACTGAGACGCTTATTTGAAACTAATTCAGTTGAGCAACTGATTCAGAGTGCTGAGGAGCTCACCATTAATTTTCAGTTACCTGATATCGAGTTTTCTCAAGGCTGTTCTTTGTGTCAAACCAGCTGCTCTGCAGGAAATGAAGCAAAAAACTTTGAAGTAAGGCAGGCAGCTCATAGAGAGAAAAGTCATGACAATTTTGTGTACTGCCCGAATGTAATGCAGTTGGAAGACAATAGCATTCAGCATTTTCAAACTCATTGGATGCGAGGTGAACCTGTTATTGTTAGAAATGTCCTTGAAAAAAGTTCTGGTCTTAGTTGGGAACCATTGGTTATGTGGAGAGCTTTTATAGGTGcaaaaaagatattaaaagagGAGGCTAAGAGGGTTAAAGCAATTGATTGCTTGGACTGGTGTGAGGTACTTTTTTCATCTTTAGTATGTTTAAAGGCATCTTTGTGATTCCAGGGTTTCTTTTTACTGGTCCTCTAATTTCACTTCTTTCCTCTTTTTTGTCTTTTGTTCTTAATGCTGCAGGTTGAAGTAAATATTCTTCGGTTCTTCAAAGGCTACATGGAGGGTCGGTGGTACAAGAATGGATGGCCGGAGATGTTGAAGTTGAAGGATTGGCCTGCTACAAATTCATTTGAAGAGTGTTTGCCAAGGCATGCTGCTGAATTTATTGCTATGCTTCCTTTTAAAGATTATACTCATCCAAATTCCGGAATCCTGAATCTTGCTACTAAACTTCCTGCTGTGTTGAAGCCGGATTTGGGACCAAAAACGTACATTGCTTATGGATCTTTGAAAGAACTTGGCCGAGGTGATTCGGTGACAAAACTACATTGTGACATTTCTGATGCGGTATGGAATACTCTTTAGAATAACGGTAAAAGCACCATAGAGGCCGCTGTATaagagtcaaattgcattttgccccctctactaaaaaatgggcaaattagtccctatacagaTCAaagtgcaatttagtcctttttgttaaaaatttcatctatttgtacCGTTAAAAATTGGTGTCTAATGGAATAATCAGGAAGTGAGACTTGGCGTGCTACTTGTACTTCATACTGACGTACagagactaatttttaattgttgaaatggatggaatttttaataggACCAGTTTGCTCTTAGATCTATGTACAACGACTAATTTGCCCACTTTTTTAGTAGAgggagcaaaatgcaatctgactcctatTAAGGGGCCCCAATGACACTTTTACCTTAGAATAACTCTTGTTAAAGTTTATATACAAGGCATTGTTGCTTCCAccaaggtttttaatttttctcattGCTATTCTTTTGTTCATTGGATCAACTTGTTGATTTGAGATTCACATATAAGAAAATCCTTTTCTTAAATTGTCCTTAAGTTTTGATCGAACTTTCATGTCCCAAAGCACACACATTTGGCTTTTTAAAACTACAAATGTTCAAACTAATCCTCATTCCTCGATTTAATCTTTGACTTGCTAAAGTTACAACTTTGTCCCGGGATGATTTTATTTCACTATAAAAGTTTGAGCAGCTTTTCTGCTTCCACTCCCTTTTTTAAGATTTTGATAATCATGTAAGTTGACTTTTTACATTAATGTTATTGTcatatttctcttcttttctttgccACTTTGGATCAGTAATGCCCAACTTTTCTCATTTTCCTATGTAGGTTAATGTGCTAACTCACACAACCAATGTGAATCTGCCATGGCAGAGCAAAATCATAGATGAATTGCAGAAGGCATATGATGCTGAAAACTTGCATACACGCTGTTGTGGTCAGAGACGGAAGGTGCCACAGATATTTGGAAGAAAGCGGAAAAAGAGACGTCATAAAGATGAAAGAAAGAATCCTGAAATGATGTGTAATCAAGAACATAATGACAACATTGTGGGAAAAACGCATAATTCCGATGAGGAAAGTTCTCTTAATGGAATTGATTTAGGGTCTGTAAGACTTGATACAAATATGATTAGAGAGTCTGTTACAGAAAACCTGTGTTCAGAGAATGAACTCGGTGGTGCTGTTTGGGATATTTTCCGGAGGGAGGATGTACCCAAGTTAATTGAGTACTTACAGAAGCATCACAAAGAATTCTATCACATTAGTAATCTTCCCGTGAATTTTGTGCGCATCATGCCTTCTTATGTCATTGTCCATtaggatttatatttttagaaattattctAAATTGATGTGCAACATGTGCTTTAGGTTATTCATCCTATTCATGATCAGACCCTTTATCTCACTGAAAGACATAAAAGGCAGCTGAAGGAGGAGTTCagtaagaaaattttttatttgaaagttattttcaTTACATTAAATCAACTGTTATCTTTTTAATGGCAAGTTGGTGAACAGATGTTGAACCTTGGACATTTGAGCAACATGTTGGTGAAGCTGTTTTCATTCCCGCGGGATGCCCTCATCAAGTAAGAAATAGACAGGTGAGGTTCCTTTGGTTTTCACTAGGCCTCAAAAAACCTATCTTTCTTACACGAACTGGTTGTAGCTTTTTGTTTCTCTGAGGTAGTTTCGAGTGTCTGAGCTCAAACACTGACCTCTATTTAAATGTTAAGATCCATTTGATTATATAATCAGTATCCGTAATTCTGCATAAATCTCGTTCACCTTTTGATGTTGGCTTTACGTGTTACTTCTCTTTTTTTCCAGTCATGCATTAAAGTAGCCCTTGATTTTGTGTCCCCTGAAAATGTGCAAGAGTGTATAAGATTGACGGAGGAGTTTCGCTTGCTTCCAAAAAGCCATAGAGCTAAGGAAGATAAACTGGAGGTACATGTAAAATTTACACTACATATTAAACTCTCTGCACAGAAAACATAATGTGTACAGGCAGATGAAggtaaaaatatcatggaggtccttgtactaggagtcggattgcattttgtcccttttatttagaaaatgggcaaattagttcCTTAAAAGCAGAAGAggataaatttttaacagaaaggaccaatttgttctttgatctaacttgtaggactaatttgcccattttttgagtaaagggggcaaaatgcaatcctAATACAAGGGCCTCCAGAGTACTTTTACTCATTATTGTTCATTAGACAATTACATATGTTTGTCAACTGAATATGAAATCTGACATTCTTTTTCGGTGTTCGATTCCATGCAAAGTTGACTGCTTTAATCGACTCACTATAAAGATGTTTTTTTGTATAGGTAAAGAAGATGGCGGTATATGCAGCAACCCTTGCAGTAAGTGAGGCCAAAGATCTGAGTACAAAACTCAAGTAAGGTCATGTTTGCTCTTCATTCACCTCTTATATCCTACCGTGATTGTGTAGTTTTTGTAAAGAATGTGCTTTGCGATAGTTGTTAGATGACCTGTTTAAGTAGTAGCAGCTACGCTGAAGTAGCTAGCCAGCTcaaatgaatgtgtttttgACTCGAGTAAGTTCACCATATCTTTACTTAGCACTTAGCATGGAAGCTTCACCATCTGCAAAAATACGCAGATTCCTTAGAGAGCTTCCTTTTAACTACTAGAGGGAATTTTCAGTATctgataaaatttaagattccTTGAAGCTTTGCTGTTACTACAATTTGATGGTAaccaattataacataaatgcATAGAACTGATTTCATGCACAAAGGCAAAAATGACCATAAATCCGACATATTTTGATACCAGAAAGCCAACATGGCAATCGGTACGCTCCAATTTACAAATACCATTATGTTTGAGTTATATTCAAGTGCATTGTCGTGTTATGTTCTGCTTCGAATCATTTACAGACGAACTCTGTGTGCATAGGGActttattgaaatattgaataGTATACAAGCCAAATGGTACTATTTGTTTGCCAACAAAAATGTCTTCAT harbors:
- the LOC105765441 gene encoding uncharacterized protein LOC105765441 isoform X2, with amino-acid sequence MSESGTSQRKKRKRLIPVVEEVGKDGDQQIKAGDGNSGDQGDQSWLGVGGGGGGVESVLQWFGEDGVNGGGEGFKLWGVGNEGGFGLGMDGSGEGGAGFGDDGVFGGVGGSGGVAFGGMGLADGLMEGLFGGVCEPNKGFINVGGEVSQLFAGEAECSNVGGNGIQGFLDETLVAGLGNEGKQAKGKRGRPKGSKKNNNNNKKTIGGEHIIEGLSDNKVEMEDPLKPKRGRPKGTMKKKKRKKTIDGEQSIEVLSDVRVEMEDPLKPKRGRPKGSTKKKKKTIGDEQSIEGLSDSKVEMEDPLKPKRGRPKGTMKKKKKKKKTIGSEHCIVGLSDSRVEMENPLKPKRGRPKGSTKKKKKKTIGGEQSIEGLSDSKVEMEDPLKPKRGRPKGTMNKKKKKTIGGEQSIEVFSNSMVEMEDPLKAKPKRGRPKGSKNKQKKLASGVGADDKVGNEIVCVMEKQGLAMGTSGDNVQLNSRNGKPKVSKNEKEIIVEENQDMSGEIGGGEGADGIHKRDNVVQPKRKVGRGRPKGSKNKPKSSDEKLGLSSEQQTFPVDIVGGYFVDRGFGLVRTPLVREEDMVMPVEAVTCGDAIGKKIDGRRWNRGRPKGSKNKRKRPYFLMKKSCSIKSQAERKRFVGNTLKMNKGISSKHLRDNLGMRKKVLTAGVRGHLNKRRNVLTANFGNAQRKSRTRKKNSSSQSESSDSTLDYASQKRVKRAFKRGFMCHQCWKSDKSVVNCSSCNRKRYCVECLAKWYPEKTREDVEVSCPFCRGNCNCRLCLREKLAVMDEHEVADTNIKLQKLLYLLHEILPLLRHIQQEQHAELEVEASIHGVQLTEQDIMVSVIDDDDRVYCDNCNTSIVNFHRSCPDCLYDLCITCCHELRKGSQPGGNEAKSSHQLSAKRVNSRAMGSDDQIPAVAARNDWRAEEDGRIPCPPNGKGGCGRETLSLRRLFETNSVEQLIQSAEELTINFQLPDIEFSQGCSLCQTSCSAGNEAKNFEVRQAAHREKSHDNFVYCPNVMQLEDNSIQHFQTHWMRGEPVIVRNVLEKSSGLSWEPLVMWRAFIGAKKILKEEAKRVKAIDCLDWCEVEVNILRFFKGYMEGRWYKNGWPEMLKLKDWPATNSFEECLPRHAAEFIAMLPFKDYTHPNSGILNLATKLPAVLKPDLGPKTYIAYGSLKELGRGDSVTKLHCDISDAVNVLTHTTNVNLPWQSKIIDELQKAYDAENLHTRCCGQRRKVPQIFGRKRKKRRHKDERKNPEMMCNQEHNDNIVGKTHNSDEESSLNGIDLGSVRLDTNMIRESVTENLCSENELGGAVWDIFRREDVPKLIEYLQKHHKEFYHISNLPVNFVIHPIHDQTLYLTERHKRQLKEEFNVEPWTFEQHVGEAVFIPAGCPHQVRNRQSCIKVALDFVSPENVQECIRLTEEFRLLPKSHRAKEDKLEVKKMAVYAATLAVSEAKDLSTKLK
- the LOC105765441 gene encoding lysine-specific demethylase JMJ27 isoform X3, whose protein sequence is MSESGTSQRKKRKRLIPVVEEVGKDGDQQIKAGDGNSGDQGDQSWLGVGGGGGGVESVLQWFGEDGVNGGGEGFKLWGVGNEGGFGLGMDGSGEGGAGFGDDGVFGGVGGSGGVAFGGMGLADGLMEGLFGGVCEPNKGFINVGGEVSQLFAGEAECSNVGGNGIQGFLDETLVAGLGNEGKQAKGKRGRPKGSKKNNNNNKKTIGGEHIIEGLSDNKVEMEDPLKPKRGRPKGTMKKKKKKKKTIGSEHCIVGLSDSRVEMENPLKPKRGRPKGSTKKKKKKTIGGEQSIEGLSDSKVEMEDPLKPKRGRPKGTMNKKKKKTIGGEQSIEVFSNSMVEMEDPLKAKPKRGRPKGSKNKQKKLASGVGADDKVGNEIVCVMEKQGLAMGTSGDNVQLNSRNGKPKVSKNEKEIIVEENQDMSGEIGGGEGADGIHKRDNVVQPKRKVGRGRPKGSKNKPKSSDEKLGLSSEQQTFPVDIVGGYFVDRGFGLVRTPLVREEDMVMPVEAVTCGDAIGKKIDGRRWNRGRPKGSKNKRKRPYFLMKKSCSIKSQAERKRFVGNTLKMNKGISSKHLRDNLGMRKKVLTAGVRGHLNKRRNVLTANFGNAQRKSRTRKKNSSSQSESSDSTLDYASQKRVKRAFKRGFMCHQCWKSDKSVVNCSSCNRKRYCVECLAKWYPEKTREDVEVSCPFCRGNCNCRLCLREKLAVMDEHEVADTNIKLQKLLYLLHEILPLLRHIQQEQHAELEVEASIHGVQLTEQDIMVSVIDDDDRVYCDNCNTSIVNFHRSCPDCLYDLCITCCHELRKGSQPGGNEAKSSHQLSAKRVNSRAMGSDDQIPAVAARNDWRAEEDGRIPCPPNGKGGCGRETLSLRRLFETNSVEQLIQSAEELTINFQLPDIEFSQGCSLCQTSCSAGNEAKNFEVRQAAHREKSHDNFVYCPNVMQLEDNSIQHFQTHWMRGEPVIVRNVLEKSSGLSWEPLVMWRAFIGAKKILKEEAKRVKAIDCLDWCEVEVNILRFFKGYMEGRWYKNGWPEMLKLKDWPATNSFEECLPRHAAEFIAMLPFKDYTHPNSGILNLATKLPAVLKPDLGPKTYIAYGSLKELGRGDSVTKLHCDISDAVNVLTHTTNVNLPWQSKIIDELQKAYDAENLHTRCCGQRRKVPQIFGRKRKKRRHKDERKNPEMMCNQEHNDNIVGKTHNSDEESSLNGIDLGSVRLDTNMIRESVTENLCSENELGGAVWDIFRREDVPKLIEYLQKHHKEFYHISNLPVNFVIHPIHDQTLYLTERHKRQLKEEFNVEPWTFEQHVGEAVFIPAGCPHQVRNRQSCIKVALDFVSPENVQECIRLTEEFRLLPKSHRAKEDKLEVKKMAVYAATLAVSEAKDLSTKLK
- the LOC105765441 gene encoding uncharacterized protein LOC105765441 isoform X1, giving the protein MSESGTSQRKKRKRLIPVVEEVGKDGDQQIKAGDGNSGDQGDQSWLGVGGGGGGVESVLQWFGEDGVNGGGEGFKLWGVGNEGGFGLGMDGSGEGGAGFGDDGVFGGVGGSGGVAFGGMGLADGLMEGLFGGVCEPNKGFINVGGEVSQLFAGEAECSNVGGNGIQGFLDETLVAGLGNEGKQAKGKRGRPKGSKKNNNNNKKTIGGEHIIEGLSDNKVEMEDPLKPKRGRPKGAMNKKKKTIGGEQILEGLSDNKVEMEDPLKPKRGRPKGTMKKKKRKKTIDGEQSIEVLSDVRVEMEDPLKPKRGRPKGSTKKKKKTIGDEQSIEGLSDSKVEMEDPLKPKRGRPKGTMKKKKKKKKTIGSEHCIVGLSDSRVEMENPLKPKRGRPKGSTKKKKKKTIGGEQSIEGLSDSKVEMEDPLKPKRGRPKGTMNKKKKKTIGGEQSIEVFSNSMVEMEDPLKAKPKRGRPKGSKNKQKKLASGVGADDKVGNEIVCVMEKQGLAMGTSGDNVQLNSRNGKPKVSKNEKEIIVEENQDMSGEIGGGEGADGIHKRDNVVQPKRKVGRGRPKGSKNKPKSSDEKLGLSSEQQTFPVDIVGGYFVDRGFGLVRTPLVREEDMVMPVEAVTCGDAIGKKIDGRRWNRGRPKGSKNKRKRPYFLMKKSCSIKSQAERKRFVGNTLKMNKGISSKHLRDNLGMRKKVLTAGVRGHLNKRRNVLTANFGNAQRKSRTRKKNSSSQSESSDSTLDYASQKRVKRAFKRGFMCHQCWKSDKSVVNCSSCNRKRYCVECLAKWYPEKTREDVEVSCPFCRGNCNCRLCLREKLAVMDEHEVADTNIKLQKLLYLLHEILPLLRHIQQEQHAELEVEASIHGVQLTEQDIMVSVIDDDDRVYCDNCNTSIVNFHRSCPDCLYDLCITCCHELRKGSQPGGNEAKSSHQLSAKRVNSRAMGSDDQIPAVAARNDWRAEEDGRIPCPPNGKGGCGRETLSLRRLFETNSVEQLIQSAEELTINFQLPDIEFSQGCSLCQTSCSAGNEAKNFEVRQAAHREKSHDNFVYCPNVMQLEDNSIQHFQTHWMRGEPVIVRNVLEKSSGLSWEPLVMWRAFIGAKKILKEEAKRVKAIDCLDWCEVEVNILRFFKGYMEGRWYKNGWPEMLKLKDWPATNSFEECLPRHAAEFIAMLPFKDYTHPNSGILNLATKLPAVLKPDLGPKTYIAYGSLKELGRGDSVTKLHCDISDAVNVLTHTTNVNLPWQSKIIDELQKAYDAENLHTRCCGQRRKVPQIFGRKRKKRRHKDERKNPEMMCNQEHNDNIVGKTHNSDEESSLNGIDLGSVRLDTNMIRESVTENLCSENELGGAVWDIFRREDVPKLIEYLQKHHKEFYHISNLPVNFVIHPIHDQTLYLTERHKRQLKEEFNVEPWTFEQHVGEAVFIPAGCPHQVRNRQSCIKVALDFVSPENVQECIRLTEEFRLLPKSHRAKEDKLEVKKMAVYAATLAVSEAKDLSTKLK